The genomic DNA ATCCGCCGGCTGAATTCGGGCGATCCGGTCGTCAACATCCGCATCGCCACGTCGGAAAGCTGGCGCGACAAGAATTCCGGCGAGCGCAAGGAGAAGACCGAGTGGCACAATGTCGTCATCTTCAACGACCAGCTCGCCAAGGTGGCCGAGCAGTATCTGAAGAAGGGCATGAAGGTCTATGTCGAGGGCCAGTTGCAGACGCGCAAATGGCAGGACCAGACCGGCAATGACCGCTACACGACCGAGGTCGTGCTGCAGAAGTTCCGCGGCGAATTGCAGATGCTCGACGCGCGTGGCGAGGGTGGCGGCGGCCAGGTCGGCAATTATTCCGGCGGCGGCAACAGCCGCGGCTCGGATTTCGGCCAGTCCGGCCCGAACGAGGGCTTCAGCCGTGGTGGCGGTGGTGGTTCCAGGGGCGGTGGCGGCGGCTCGTCGCGCGAGCTGGATGACGAGATCCCGTTCTAAGCACCGGGATCGCGCGGTGGCTATTTGAGGGGAAAGCGATGTCGCTCGGACCGCTTTTGTCCTCGCCATTTCCCATCCCGTGGCATGCGTTCGCGGCCTTTGCTGCATTGGCAGTCGGCGGCGCCCAACTGGCGCTGCCGAAAGGCACGCCGCGCCACCGTGCGATGGGCTATGTCTGGGTGGCGCTGATGCTGGTCATCGCCATCTCGAGCTTCTGGATCCAGCAGATCCGGCTCATCGGACCGTTCAGCCCGATCCACATCCTGTCGATCCTGGTGCTGGTCACCGCGCCGCTGGCGGTGTGGTATGCGCATACGCATCGCGTCGCCGCCCATCGT from Mesorhizobium sp. M1E.F.Ca.ET.045.02.1.1 includes the following:
- a CDS encoding single-stranded DNA-binding protein, coding for MAGSVNKVILVGNLGADPEIRRLNSGDPVVNIRIATSESWRDKNSGERKEKTEWHNVVIFNDQLAKVAEQYLKKGMKVYVEGQLQTRKWQDQTGNDRYTTEVVLQKFRGELQMLDARGEGGGGQVGNYSGGGNSRGSDFGQSGPNEGFSRGGGGGSRGGGGGSSRELDDEIPF
- a CDS encoding DUF2306 domain-containing protein; this translates as MSLGPLLSSPFPIPWHAFAAFAALAVGGAQLALPKGTPRHRAMGYVWVALMLVIAISSFWIQQIRLIGPFSPIHILSILVLVTAPLAVWYAHTHRVAAHRGAMIKLYVFALVGAGIFTLLPGRIMHTVVFGQ